One genomic segment of Alosa sapidissima isolate fAloSap1 chromosome 13, fAloSap1.pri, whole genome shotgun sequence includes these proteins:
- the slc25a25b gene encoding calcium-binding mitochondrial carrier protein SCaMC-2-B isoform X1: protein MMHQQGSFVSPLLSGVFCQCRSDETHQGSDPGGGGGTPTMPPTVTRDCPMSESSDGLCDSMHNCPVCGGPEQEHRLKVLFQILDVNRDGGICVNDLTIGLKKLGVHRTEHELMKIVKAGDKDLDGQLDFEEFVHYLRDHEKKLRLVFKSLDKKNDGRIDSQEIMQSLRDLGVHISEQQAEKILKRITRGHMVAPIMYMDKNGTMTIDWNEWRDYHLLHPADNIPEIILYWKHSTIFDVGESLMVPDEFTAEEKTTGMWWRHLVAGGGAGAVSRTCTAPLDRLKVLMQVHASRSNNICIAGGFTHMIKEGGMRSLWRGNGINVIKIAPESAIKFMAYEQIKRLIGSNQETLGILERFVAGSLAGAIAQSSIYPMEVLKTRLALRRTGQFSGIADCAKHIFQKEGMTAFYKGYIPNMLGIIPYAGIDLAVYETLKNSWLQRYATDSADPGVFVLLACGTTSSTCGQLASYPLALVRTRMQAQATQEGGPQMTMSGLFRHIVRTEGPIGLYRGLAPNFMKVIPAVSISYVVYENIKITLGVKSR, encoded by the exons ATGATGCATCAGCAAGGATCATTTGTTTCTCCTTTGTTGAGTGGCGTCTTCTGTCAGTGTCGTTCGGACGAGACCCACCAGGGCTCTGACCCAGGAGGAGGCGGCGGAACACCCACGATGCCACCAACGGTGACCAGAGACTGTCCGATGTCTGAGTCAAGTGACGGACTATGCGACTCCATGCACAATTGTCCAGTTTGTGGCGGACCCGAACAAGAACACAGACTGAAAGTCCTCTTCCAGATTCTGGATGTTAACAGGGATGGGGGCATTTGTGTGAATGATCTCACTATTGGCCTAAAAAAGCTTGGAGTCCATCGCACTGAACATGAGCTCATG AAAATCGTCAAAGCAGGGGACAAAGACCTGGACGGGCAGCTAGACTTTGAGGAGTTTGTCCACTACCTGCGAGACCACGAGAAGAAGCTCAGGCTTGTCTTCAAGAGCCTGGACAAGAAGAATGACG GTCGCATCGACTCACAGGAGATCATGCAGTCACTGCGTGACTTGGGGGTGCACATATCTGAGCAGCAAGCTGAGAAGATCCTCAAAAG AATAACGAGGGGCCATATGGTGGCCCCTATTATGTA cATGGACAAGAACGGAACGATGACCATTGATTGGAATGAGTGGAGGGATTACCACCTGCTCCATCCTGCTGACAATATTCCAGAAATCATCCTCTACTGGAAACACTCCACG ATCTTTGATGTTGGTGAGAGTCTGATGGTGCCTGATGAGTTCACAGCTGAGGAGAAGACAACAGGAATGTGGTGGCGACACCTGGTGGCTGGAGGTGGCGCAGGCGCTGTGTCTCGGACCTGCACGGCTCCTCTGGACAGACTTAAAGTGCTTATGCAG GTCCACGCTTCCCGTAGCAACAACATCTGCATTGCTGGGGGATTCACACACATGATCAAGGAGGGCGGGATGCGGTCGCTATGGCGAGGGAACGGCATCAATGTCATCAAGATTGCTCCAGAATCTGCGATTAAGTTTATGGCCTATGAGCAG ATCAAGCGGTTGATTGGCAGTAACCAGGAGACACTAGGCATCTTGGAGAGGTTTGTGGCAGGTTCTTTGGCCGGAGCCATCGCCCAGAGCAGCATCTACCCCATGGAG gtCCTGAAGACCCGGCTGGCGTTGCGGCGGACGGGCCAGTTCTCAGGCATTGCGGACTGTGCCAAGCACATCTTCCAGAAGGAGGGCATGACTGCCTTCTATAAGGGCTACATTCCCAACATGCTGGGCATCATCCCCTACGCTGGCATCGACCTGGCCGTGTACGAG ACTCTGAAGAACTCCTGGCTACAGCGCTACGCCACGGACAGCGCCGACCCGGGCGTGTTTGTGCTGCTGGCCTGCGGGACCACGTCCAGCACCTGTGGACAGCTGGCCAGCTACCCGCTAGCCCTGGTCCGGACACGCATGCAAGCACAGG CCACCCAGGAAGGAGGTCCTCAGATGACCATGTCCGGCCTCTTCAGGCACATTGTGCGCACCGAGGGGCCCATCGGCCTGTACCGTGGCCTCGCCCCCAACTTCATGAAGGTCATCCCTGCGGTCAGCATCAGCTATGTGGTGTACGAGAACATCAAGATCACACTTGGGGTTAAGTCGCGATAA
- the slc25a25b gene encoding calcium-binding mitochondrial carrier protein SCaMC-2-B isoform X2, with protein MMHQQGSFVSPLLSGVFCQCRSDETHQGSDPGGGGGTPTMPPTVTRDCPMSESSDGLCDSMHNCPVCGGPEQEHRLKVLFQILDVNRDGGICVNDLTIGLKKLGVHRTEHELMKIVKAGDKDLDGQLDFEEFVHYLRDHEKKLRLVFKSLDKKNDGRIDSQEIMQSLRDLGVHISEQQAEKILKSMDKNGTMTIDWNEWRDYHLLHPADNIPEIILYWKHSTIFDVGESLMVPDEFTAEEKTTGMWWRHLVAGGGAGAVSRTCTAPLDRLKVLMQVHASRSNNICIAGGFTHMIKEGGMRSLWRGNGINVIKIAPESAIKFMAYEQIKRLIGSNQETLGILERFVAGSLAGAIAQSSIYPMEVLKTRLALRRTGQFSGIADCAKHIFQKEGMTAFYKGYIPNMLGIIPYAGIDLAVYETLKNSWLQRYATDSADPGVFVLLACGTTSSTCGQLASYPLALVRTRMQAQATQEGGPQMTMSGLFRHIVRTEGPIGLYRGLAPNFMKVIPAVSISYVVYENIKITLGVKSR; from the exons ATGATGCATCAGCAAGGATCATTTGTTTCTCCTTTGTTGAGTGGCGTCTTCTGTCAGTGTCGTTCGGACGAGACCCACCAGGGCTCTGACCCAGGAGGAGGCGGCGGAACACCCACGATGCCACCAACGGTGACCAGAGACTGTCCGATGTCTGAGTCAAGTGACGGACTATGCGACTCCATGCACAATTGTCCAGTTTGTGGCGGACCCGAACAAGAACACAGACTGAAAGTCCTCTTCCAGATTCTGGATGTTAACAGGGATGGGGGCATTTGTGTGAATGATCTCACTATTGGCCTAAAAAAGCTTGGAGTCCATCGCACTGAACATGAGCTCATG AAAATCGTCAAAGCAGGGGACAAAGACCTGGACGGGCAGCTAGACTTTGAGGAGTTTGTCCACTACCTGCGAGACCACGAGAAGAAGCTCAGGCTTGTCTTCAAGAGCCTGGACAAGAAGAATGACG GTCGCATCGACTCACAGGAGATCATGCAGTCACTGCGTGACTTGGGGGTGCACATATCTGAGCAGCAAGCTGAGAAGATCCTCAAAAG cATGGACAAGAACGGAACGATGACCATTGATTGGAATGAGTGGAGGGATTACCACCTGCTCCATCCTGCTGACAATATTCCAGAAATCATCCTCTACTGGAAACACTCCACG ATCTTTGATGTTGGTGAGAGTCTGATGGTGCCTGATGAGTTCACAGCTGAGGAGAAGACAACAGGAATGTGGTGGCGACACCTGGTGGCTGGAGGTGGCGCAGGCGCTGTGTCTCGGACCTGCACGGCTCCTCTGGACAGACTTAAAGTGCTTATGCAG GTCCACGCTTCCCGTAGCAACAACATCTGCATTGCTGGGGGATTCACACACATGATCAAGGAGGGCGGGATGCGGTCGCTATGGCGAGGGAACGGCATCAATGTCATCAAGATTGCTCCAGAATCTGCGATTAAGTTTATGGCCTATGAGCAG ATCAAGCGGTTGATTGGCAGTAACCAGGAGACACTAGGCATCTTGGAGAGGTTTGTGGCAGGTTCTTTGGCCGGAGCCATCGCCCAGAGCAGCATCTACCCCATGGAG gtCCTGAAGACCCGGCTGGCGTTGCGGCGGACGGGCCAGTTCTCAGGCATTGCGGACTGTGCCAAGCACATCTTCCAGAAGGAGGGCATGACTGCCTTCTATAAGGGCTACATTCCCAACATGCTGGGCATCATCCCCTACGCTGGCATCGACCTGGCCGTGTACGAG ACTCTGAAGAACTCCTGGCTACAGCGCTACGCCACGGACAGCGCCGACCCGGGCGTGTTTGTGCTGCTGGCCTGCGGGACCACGTCCAGCACCTGTGGACAGCTGGCCAGCTACCCGCTAGCCCTGGTCCGGACACGCATGCAAGCACAGG CCACCCAGGAAGGAGGTCCTCAGATGACCATGTCCGGCCTCTTCAGGCACATTGTGCGCACCGAGGGGCCCATCGGCCTGTACCGTGGCCTCGCCCCCAACTTCATGAAGGTCATCCCTGCGGTCAGCATCAGCTATGTGGTGTACGAGAACATCAAGATCACACTTGGGGTTAAGTCGCGATAA
- the slc25a25b gene encoding calcium-binding mitochondrial carrier protein SCaMC-2-B isoform X3, which produces MLGSVWASLSRWWSGSPAECEPVASEQAGREGQPVEKDSGKVEDELKHGDRKDPTVLSGQEASSGTAGKRATVLIMMAPPNFPQKIVKAGDKDLDGQLDFEEFVHYLRDHEKKLRLVFKSLDKKNDGRIDSQEIMQSLRDLGVHISEQQAEKILKRITRGHMVAPIMYMDKNGTMTIDWNEWRDYHLLHPADNIPEIILYWKHSTIFDVGESLMVPDEFTAEEKTTGMWWRHLVAGGGAGAVSRTCTAPLDRLKVLMQVHASRSNNICIAGGFTHMIKEGGMRSLWRGNGINVIKIAPESAIKFMAYEQIKRLIGSNQETLGILERFVAGSLAGAIAQSSIYPMEVLKTRLALRRTGQFSGIADCAKHIFQKEGMTAFYKGYIPNMLGIIPYAGIDLAVYETLKNSWLQRYATDSADPGVFVLLACGTTSSTCGQLASYPLALVRTRMQAQATQEGGPQMTMSGLFRHIVRTEGPIGLYRGLAPNFMKVIPAVSISYVVYENIKITLGVKSR; this is translated from the exons ATGCTGGGAAGTGTTTgggcatctctctctcgctggtgGTCGGGGTCACCAGCGGAATGTGAACCCGTCGCCTCTGAGCAAGCGGGGCGGGAGGGCCAGCCTGTCGAGAAGGACTCTGGGAAGGTGGAGGATGAGCTTAAGCATGGTGACCGGAAGGACCCCACTGTGCTCAGTGGTCAGGAGGCGTCCAGTGGGACAGCAGGGAAGAGAGCCACTGTGCTCATCATGATGGCGCCACCCAACTTCCCTCAG AAAATCGTCAAAGCAGGGGACAAAGACCTGGACGGGCAGCTAGACTTTGAGGAGTTTGTCCACTACCTGCGAGACCACGAGAAGAAGCTCAGGCTTGTCTTCAAGAGCCTGGACAAGAAGAATGACG GTCGCATCGACTCACAGGAGATCATGCAGTCACTGCGTGACTTGGGGGTGCACATATCTGAGCAGCAAGCTGAGAAGATCCTCAAAAG AATAACGAGGGGCCATATGGTGGCCCCTATTATGTA cATGGACAAGAACGGAACGATGACCATTGATTGGAATGAGTGGAGGGATTACCACCTGCTCCATCCTGCTGACAATATTCCAGAAATCATCCTCTACTGGAAACACTCCACG ATCTTTGATGTTGGTGAGAGTCTGATGGTGCCTGATGAGTTCACAGCTGAGGAGAAGACAACAGGAATGTGGTGGCGACACCTGGTGGCTGGAGGTGGCGCAGGCGCTGTGTCTCGGACCTGCACGGCTCCTCTGGACAGACTTAAAGTGCTTATGCAG GTCCACGCTTCCCGTAGCAACAACATCTGCATTGCTGGGGGATTCACACACATGATCAAGGAGGGCGGGATGCGGTCGCTATGGCGAGGGAACGGCATCAATGTCATCAAGATTGCTCCAGAATCTGCGATTAAGTTTATGGCCTATGAGCAG ATCAAGCGGTTGATTGGCAGTAACCAGGAGACACTAGGCATCTTGGAGAGGTTTGTGGCAGGTTCTTTGGCCGGAGCCATCGCCCAGAGCAGCATCTACCCCATGGAG gtCCTGAAGACCCGGCTGGCGTTGCGGCGGACGGGCCAGTTCTCAGGCATTGCGGACTGTGCCAAGCACATCTTCCAGAAGGAGGGCATGACTGCCTTCTATAAGGGCTACATTCCCAACATGCTGGGCATCATCCCCTACGCTGGCATCGACCTGGCCGTGTACGAG ACTCTGAAGAACTCCTGGCTACAGCGCTACGCCACGGACAGCGCCGACCCGGGCGTGTTTGTGCTGCTGGCCTGCGGGACCACGTCCAGCACCTGTGGACAGCTGGCCAGCTACCCGCTAGCCCTGGTCCGGACACGCATGCAAGCACAGG CCACCCAGGAAGGAGGTCCTCAGATGACCATGTCCGGCCTCTTCAGGCACATTGTGCGCACCGAGGGGCCCATCGGCCTGTACCGTGGCCTCGCCCCCAACTTCATGAAGGTCATCCCTGCGGTCAGCATCAGCTATGTGGTGTACGAGAACATCAAGATCACACTTGGGGTTAAGTCGCGATAA
- the slc25a25b gene encoding calcium-binding mitochondrial carrier protein SCaMC-2-B isoform X4 has product MLGSVWASLSRWWSGSPAECEPVASEQAGREGQPVEKDSGKVEDELKHGDRKDPTVLSGQEASSGTAGKRATVLIMMAPPNFPQKIVKAGDKDLDGQLDFEEFVHYLRDHEKKLRLVFKSLDKKNDGRIDSQEIMQSLRDLGVHISEQQAEKILKSMDKNGTMTIDWNEWRDYHLLHPADNIPEIILYWKHSTIFDVGESLMVPDEFTAEEKTTGMWWRHLVAGGGAGAVSRTCTAPLDRLKVLMQVHASRSNNICIAGGFTHMIKEGGMRSLWRGNGINVIKIAPESAIKFMAYEQIKRLIGSNQETLGILERFVAGSLAGAIAQSSIYPMEVLKTRLALRRTGQFSGIADCAKHIFQKEGMTAFYKGYIPNMLGIIPYAGIDLAVYETLKNSWLQRYATDSADPGVFVLLACGTTSSTCGQLASYPLALVRTRMQAQATQEGGPQMTMSGLFRHIVRTEGPIGLYRGLAPNFMKVIPAVSISYVVYENIKITLGVKSR; this is encoded by the exons ATGCTGGGAAGTGTTTgggcatctctctctcgctggtgGTCGGGGTCACCAGCGGAATGTGAACCCGTCGCCTCTGAGCAAGCGGGGCGGGAGGGCCAGCCTGTCGAGAAGGACTCTGGGAAGGTGGAGGATGAGCTTAAGCATGGTGACCGGAAGGACCCCACTGTGCTCAGTGGTCAGGAGGCGTCCAGTGGGACAGCAGGGAAGAGAGCCACTGTGCTCATCATGATGGCGCCACCCAACTTCCCTCAG AAAATCGTCAAAGCAGGGGACAAAGACCTGGACGGGCAGCTAGACTTTGAGGAGTTTGTCCACTACCTGCGAGACCACGAGAAGAAGCTCAGGCTTGTCTTCAAGAGCCTGGACAAGAAGAATGACG GTCGCATCGACTCACAGGAGATCATGCAGTCACTGCGTGACTTGGGGGTGCACATATCTGAGCAGCAAGCTGAGAAGATCCTCAAAAG cATGGACAAGAACGGAACGATGACCATTGATTGGAATGAGTGGAGGGATTACCACCTGCTCCATCCTGCTGACAATATTCCAGAAATCATCCTCTACTGGAAACACTCCACG ATCTTTGATGTTGGTGAGAGTCTGATGGTGCCTGATGAGTTCACAGCTGAGGAGAAGACAACAGGAATGTGGTGGCGACACCTGGTGGCTGGAGGTGGCGCAGGCGCTGTGTCTCGGACCTGCACGGCTCCTCTGGACAGACTTAAAGTGCTTATGCAG GTCCACGCTTCCCGTAGCAACAACATCTGCATTGCTGGGGGATTCACACACATGATCAAGGAGGGCGGGATGCGGTCGCTATGGCGAGGGAACGGCATCAATGTCATCAAGATTGCTCCAGAATCTGCGATTAAGTTTATGGCCTATGAGCAG ATCAAGCGGTTGATTGGCAGTAACCAGGAGACACTAGGCATCTTGGAGAGGTTTGTGGCAGGTTCTTTGGCCGGAGCCATCGCCCAGAGCAGCATCTACCCCATGGAG gtCCTGAAGACCCGGCTGGCGTTGCGGCGGACGGGCCAGTTCTCAGGCATTGCGGACTGTGCCAAGCACATCTTCCAGAAGGAGGGCATGACTGCCTTCTATAAGGGCTACATTCCCAACATGCTGGGCATCATCCCCTACGCTGGCATCGACCTGGCCGTGTACGAG ACTCTGAAGAACTCCTGGCTACAGCGCTACGCCACGGACAGCGCCGACCCGGGCGTGTTTGTGCTGCTGGCCTGCGGGACCACGTCCAGCACCTGTGGACAGCTGGCCAGCTACCCGCTAGCCCTGGTCCGGACACGCATGCAAGCACAGG CCACCCAGGAAGGAGGTCCTCAGATGACCATGTCCGGCCTCTTCAGGCACATTGTGCGCACCGAGGGGCCCATCGGCCTGTACCGTGGCCTCGCCCCCAACTTCATGAAGGTCATCCCTGCGGTCAGCATCAGCTATGTGGTGTACGAGAACATCAAGATCACACTTGGGGTTAAGTCGCGATAA
- the slc25a25b gene encoding calcium-binding mitochondrial carrier protein SCaMC-2-B isoform X5, whose product MLCLCLYVPVPSQNQTAFEYFESNRLPSELKSLFKLSVFLPSEELSTYRKWRKKIVKAGDKDLDGQLDFEEFVHYLRDHEKKLRLVFKSLDKKNDGRIDSQEIMQSLRDLGVHISEQQAEKILKRITRGHMVAPIMYMDKNGTMTIDWNEWRDYHLLHPADNIPEIILYWKHSTIFDVGESLMVPDEFTAEEKTTGMWWRHLVAGGGAGAVSRTCTAPLDRLKVLMQVHASRSNNICIAGGFTHMIKEGGMRSLWRGNGINVIKIAPESAIKFMAYEQIKRLIGSNQETLGILERFVAGSLAGAIAQSSIYPMEVLKTRLALRRTGQFSGIADCAKHIFQKEGMTAFYKGYIPNMLGIIPYAGIDLAVYETLKNSWLQRYATDSADPGVFVLLACGTTSSTCGQLASYPLALVRTRMQAQATQEGGPQMTMSGLFRHIVRTEGPIGLYRGLAPNFMKVIPAVSISYVVYENIKITLGVKSR is encoded by the exons ATGCTCTGCCTGTGCCTTTACGTGCCTGTTCCAAGCCAGAATCAAACTGCGTTCGAATATTTTGAGTCAAATAGACTACCATCAGAATTGAAGTCCCTTTTCAAACTAAGTGTGTTTCTCCCATCGGAGGAATTGTCTACATATCGGAAGTGGCGCAAG AAAATCGTCAAAGCAGGGGACAAAGACCTGGACGGGCAGCTAGACTTTGAGGAGTTTGTCCACTACCTGCGAGACCACGAGAAGAAGCTCAGGCTTGTCTTCAAGAGCCTGGACAAGAAGAATGACG GTCGCATCGACTCACAGGAGATCATGCAGTCACTGCGTGACTTGGGGGTGCACATATCTGAGCAGCAAGCTGAGAAGATCCTCAAAAG AATAACGAGGGGCCATATGGTGGCCCCTATTATGTA cATGGACAAGAACGGAACGATGACCATTGATTGGAATGAGTGGAGGGATTACCACCTGCTCCATCCTGCTGACAATATTCCAGAAATCATCCTCTACTGGAAACACTCCACG ATCTTTGATGTTGGTGAGAGTCTGATGGTGCCTGATGAGTTCACAGCTGAGGAGAAGACAACAGGAATGTGGTGGCGACACCTGGTGGCTGGAGGTGGCGCAGGCGCTGTGTCTCGGACCTGCACGGCTCCTCTGGACAGACTTAAAGTGCTTATGCAG GTCCACGCTTCCCGTAGCAACAACATCTGCATTGCTGGGGGATTCACACACATGATCAAGGAGGGCGGGATGCGGTCGCTATGGCGAGGGAACGGCATCAATGTCATCAAGATTGCTCCAGAATCTGCGATTAAGTTTATGGCCTATGAGCAG ATCAAGCGGTTGATTGGCAGTAACCAGGAGACACTAGGCATCTTGGAGAGGTTTGTGGCAGGTTCTTTGGCCGGAGCCATCGCCCAGAGCAGCATCTACCCCATGGAG gtCCTGAAGACCCGGCTGGCGTTGCGGCGGACGGGCCAGTTCTCAGGCATTGCGGACTGTGCCAAGCACATCTTCCAGAAGGAGGGCATGACTGCCTTCTATAAGGGCTACATTCCCAACATGCTGGGCATCATCCCCTACGCTGGCATCGACCTGGCCGTGTACGAG ACTCTGAAGAACTCCTGGCTACAGCGCTACGCCACGGACAGCGCCGACCCGGGCGTGTTTGTGCTGCTGGCCTGCGGGACCACGTCCAGCACCTGTGGACAGCTGGCCAGCTACCCGCTAGCCCTGGTCCGGACACGCATGCAAGCACAGG CCACCCAGGAAGGAGGTCCTCAGATGACCATGTCCGGCCTCTTCAGGCACATTGTGCGCACCGAGGGGCCCATCGGCCTGTACCGTGGCCTCGCCCCCAACTTCATGAAGGTCATCCCTGCGGTCAGCATCAGCTATGTGGTGTACGAGAACATCAAGATCACACTTGGGGTTAAGTCGCGATAA
- the slc25a25b gene encoding calcium-binding mitochondrial carrier protein SCaMC-2-B isoform X6 yields the protein MLCLCLYVPVPSQNQTAFEYFESNRLPSELKSLFKLSVFLPSEELSTYRKWRKKIVKAGDKDLDGQLDFEEFVHYLRDHEKKLRLVFKSLDKKNDGRIDSQEIMQSLRDLGVHISEQQAEKILKSMDKNGTMTIDWNEWRDYHLLHPADNIPEIILYWKHSTIFDVGESLMVPDEFTAEEKTTGMWWRHLVAGGGAGAVSRTCTAPLDRLKVLMQVHASRSNNICIAGGFTHMIKEGGMRSLWRGNGINVIKIAPESAIKFMAYEQIKRLIGSNQETLGILERFVAGSLAGAIAQSSIYPMEVLKTRLALRRTGQFSGIADCAKHIFQKEGMTAFYKGYIPNMLGIIPYAGIDLAVYETLKNSWLQRYATDSADPGVFVLLACGTTSSTCGQLASYPLALVRTRMQAQATQEGGPQMTMSGLFRHIVRTEGPIGLYRGLAPNFMKVIPAVSISYVVYENIKITLGVKSR from the exons ATGCTCTGCCTGTGCCTTTACGTGCCTGTTCCAAGCCAGAATCAAACTGCGTTCGAATATTTTGAGTCAAATAGACTACCATCAGAATTGAAGTCCCTTTTCAAACTAAGTGTGTTTCTCCCATCGGAGGAATTGTCTACATATCGGAAGTGGCGCAAG AAAATCGTCAAAGCAGGGGACAAAGACCTGGACGGGCAGCTAGACTTTGAGGAGTTTGTCCACTACCTGCGAGACCACGAGAAGAAGCTCAGGCTTGTCTTCAAGAGCCTGGACAAGAAGAATGACG GTCGCATCGACTCACAGGAGATCATGCAGTCACTGCGTGACTTGGGGGTGCACATATCTGAGCAGCAAGCTGAGAAGATCCTCAAAAG cATGGACAAGAACGGAACGATGACCATTGATTGGAATGAGTGGAGGGATTACCACCTGCTCCATCCTGCTGACAATATTCCAGAAATCATCCTCTACTGGAAACACTCCACG ATCTTTGATGTTGGTGAGAGTCTGATGGTGCCTGATGAGTTCACAGCTGAGGAGAAGACAACAGGAATGTGGTGGCGACACCTGGTGGCTGGAGGTGGCGCAGGCGCTGTGTCTCGGACCTGCACGGCTCCTCTGGACAGACTTAAAGTGCTTATGCAG GTCCACGCTTCCCGTAGCAACAACATCTGCATTGCTGGGGGATTCACACACATGATCAAGGAGGGCGGGATGCGGTCGCTATGGCGAGGGAACGGCATCAATGTCATCAAGATTGCTCCAGAATCTGCGATTAAGTTTATGGCCTATGAGCAG ATCAAGCGGTTGATTGGCAGTAACCAGGAGACACTAGGCATCTTGGAGAGGTTTGTGGCAGGTTCTTTGGCCGGAGCCATCGCCCAGAGCAGCATCTACCCCATGGAG gtCCTGAAGACCCGGCTGGCGTTGCGGCGGACGGGCCAGTTCTCAGGCATTGCGGACTGTGCCAAGCACATCTTCCAGAAGGAGGGCATGACTGCCTTCTATAAGGGCTACATTCCCAACATGCTGGGCATCATCCCCTACGCTGGCATCGACCTGGCCGTGTACGAG ACTCTGAAGAACTCCTGGCTACAGCGCTACGCCACGGACAGCGCCGACCCGGGCGTGTTTGTGCTGCTGGCCTGCGGGACCACGTCCAGCACCTGTGGACAGCTGGCCAGCTACCCGCTAGCCCTGGTCCGGACACGCATGCAAGCACAGG CCACCCAGGAAGGAGGTCCTCAGATGACCATGTCCGGCCTCTTCAGGCACATTGTGCGCACCGAGGGGCCCATCGGCCTGTACCGTGGCCTCGCCCCCAACTTCATGAAGGTCATCCCTGCGGTCAGCATCAGCTATGTGGTGTACGAGAACATCAAGATCACACTTGGGGTTAAGTCGCGATAA
- the uap1l1 gene encoding UDP-N-acetylhexosamine pyrophosphorylase-like protein 1: MSFEETKSRLETAGQAHILQFWSELSFDERHTFLTELSQLEPGELKEHCRRAADSANSQSTSQDLLDQRMEPVPPEFIGSVRKTDQKTLIAWEDEGFLQISKSKVAVLLLAGGQGTRLGVPYPKGMYSVGLPSGKTLYRIQAERIQKVQQLAEQKHGSKCTIPWYIMTSEFTLEPTERFFKENHFFGLNPSDVFMFEQRMIPAVTFDGKVILEKKSKIAMAPDGNGGLYQALVDNKVLEDMEKRGVQYLHVYCVDNILVKMADPVFIGFCVQKDADCGAKVVEKAYPAEPVGVVCRVDGVYQVVEYSEIQPETAELRGPGGELLYSAGNICNHFFTRDFLKDITENFRGQLKQHVALKKVPFVDKEGNQVKPTKPNGIKMEKFVFDVFQFSRKFVAFEVLREEEFSPLKNADGVPLDTPTTARRSLLAQHYRWALTAGASFVDSSGEPIPPKHSLACDEDPPAMCEISPLVSYFGEGLESVLKQKAIRSPFVLDGKMP; encoded by the exons ATGTCCTTTGAGGAAACGAAGTCGCGATTAGAAACTGCGGGGCAGGCTCATATTTTGCAGTTTTGGTCGGAACTATCTTTTGACGAGAGACATACCTTTCTGACCGAGCTGTCCCAGCTAGAACCTGGGGAATTGAAGGAGCATTGTCGACGTGCAGCCGATTCTGCCAACAGCCAATCGACCTCTCAGGATCTGCTTGACCAAAGGATGGAACCGGTGCCACCAGAATTTATTGGCAGTGTGCGGAAAACCGATCAAAAAACATTGATTGCTTGGGAGGATGAAG GGTTTTTGCAGATTTCCAAGAGCAAAGTGGCAGTTTTACTCTTGGCTGGAGGCCAAGGAACAAGGCTAGGAGTGCCTTATCCAAAGGGAATGTACAGCGTCGGGCTTCCCAGTGGGAAAACATTGTACCGAATTCAGGCAGAAAGGATCCAAAAAGTTCAACAGCTGGCTGAACAAAAACATGGCTCAAAGTGCACCATACCATG GTATATCATGACAAGCGAGTTCACTTTGGAACCCACAGAGAGGTTCTTCAAAGAAAACCATTTTTTTGGACTGAACCCATCTGATGTCTTCATGTTTGAGCAGAGGATGATTCCAGCCGTCACCTTTGATGGAAAGGTCATCCTTGAAAAGAAAAGTAAGATCGCCATGGCCCCAG ATGGTAATGGAGGGCTGTATCAGGCTCTTGTGGACAACAAAGTCTTGGAGGatatggagaagagaggggtgCAGTACCTCCACGTTTACTGTGTAGACAACATCCTAGTGAAAATGGCTGACCCTGTTTTCATTGGCTTCTGTGTGCAGAAAGATGCAGATTGTGGTGCTAAG GTGGTGGAGAAAGCCTACCCAGCAGAGCCTGTAGGGGTGGTGTGTCGGGTGGATGGGGTGTACCAGGTGGTGGAGTACAGTGAGATCCAGCCTGAGACAGCAGAGCTGAGGGGACCAGGAGGTGAACTGCTCTACAGTGCTGGAAATATCTGCAACCATTTCTTCACACGGGATTTCCTAAAGGACATAACAGA GAACTTTCGGGGACAGCTGAAGCAACATGTAGCTTTGAAGAAAGTTCCATTTGTTGATAAAGAGGGCAACCAGGTCAAGCCAACCAAACCCAATGGAATCAAAATGGAGAAATTTGTCTTTGACGTCTTCCAGTTCTCAAG GAAATTTGTGGCATTTGAGGtcctgagagaggaggagttcTCTCCCCTGAAGAATGCTGACGGGGTGCCTCTTGACACTCCGACCACGGCGAGACGCTCTCTCCTTGCTCAGCATTACCGCTGGGCTCTTACAGCTGGGGCCAGCTTTGTAGACAGCAGTGGAGAACCCATTCCTCCGAAACACAG TTTGGCCTGTGATGAAGATCCGCCTGCAATGTGTGAGATCTCGCCGCTAGTCTCCTACTTTGGTGAG GGTCTCGAGTCCGTGTTGAAACAGAAAGCCATAAGATCCCCTTTTGTTCTCGATGGGAAGATGCCCTGA